The sequence GGCGGTCAAGGTGGTGCGCAACGATGCGCTGGACGTGGCTGGCATCCGCGCGCTGAAGCCCTCGCACATCATGATCTCGCCGGGGCCGGGTACGCCGGACGATGCAGGCGTGTCGCTGGACGTGCTGCGCGAGCTGGCCGGCGAGATCCCGGTGTTCGGCGTGTGCCTGGGCCACCAGGCGATCGGCCAGGTATTCGGCGGCAAGGTGATCCGCGCCAAGCGGATCATGCATGGCAAGACCTCGCCGGTGATCCATCGCGGGCAGGGCGTGTTCGCCGGCCTGCCGAATCCGTTCGAGGCCACGCGCTACCACTCGCTGGTGGTGGAGCAGTCGTCGCTGCCGGATTGCCTGGAAGTCACCGCGTGGACGGAGAACCCGGACGGCTCGATCGACGAGATCATGGGCCTGCGCCACAAGACGCTGGCGGTCGAGGGCGTGCAGTTCCATCCCGAATCGATCCTGACCCAGCACGGCCACGACCTGCTGCGCAATTTCCTGGGCCAGCCGCTGAGGGCGGCGGCATGAACGGCCACGCCCGTGAGATCACCATCACGCCGCAAGAGGCGCTGCAGCGCACGATCGAGCACCGCGAGATCTTCCACGACGAGATGATCGCGCTGATGCGGCAGATCATGGCGGGCGAGGTGAGCCCGCTGATGACCGCGGCGATCATCACCGGCCTGCGGGTGAAGAAGGAAACGGTGGGCGAGATCACCGGCGCGGCGCGGGTGATGCGCGAGCTGTCGGCGAAAGTGGACGCGCCGCCGCACGAGCACTTCGTCGACATCGTCGGCACCGGCGGCGACGGCGCCTCCAGCTTCAACATCTCCACCACGTCGATGTTCGTGGCGGCGGCGGCCGGCGCGCACATCGCCAAGCACGGTGGCCGCAGCGTGTCGTCGAAGTCCGGCAGCGCCGACGTGCTGGAGGCGCTGGGCGCGGCGATCGAGCTGGCACCAAAGCAGGTGGCCGCGTGCATGGCCGAGACCGGCATCGGCTTCATGTTCGCGCCGAACCACCACCCGGCGATGAAGGTGGTGGCGCCGGTGCGCAGGGAAATGGGCGTGCGCACGCTGTTCAACATCCTGGGGCCGCTGACCAACCCGGCCGGCGCGCCGAACATCCTGATGGGCGTGTTCCATCCCGACCTGGTCGGCATCCAGGTGCGCGTGCTGCAGCAGCTCGGCGCGCGTCACGCGCTGGTGGTGTGGGGCCGCGACGGGCTGGACGAGATCTCGCTGGGCGCGGCGACCCTGGTCGGCGAATTGCGCGACGGCGTGGTGCACGAGTACGAGGTGGAGCCGGAGGATTTCGGCCTGGCCATGGCGTCCAGCCGCAACCTGCGCGTGGAAAATGCGGACGAGTCGAAGGTGATGCTGCTGGACGTGTTGCAGGGCCGCCACGGCGTGGCGCACGACATCGTCTGCCTGAACGCCGGCGCGGCGTTGTATACGGCCGACGTGGCCGCCTCGATCGGCGAAGGCATCGAGCTCGCCCGTGCCACGATTGCCAGCGGCGCCGCGCATGCGAAAATGCAGGCCTTCGTGGCGGCCACCCGCCGCCTTGCCGGTTCACGCTAGAACGCACGCGGTGTGCGAAGCTGCTGCCGCCCCCGATGTGCCGGGGTTCTTGTCGCGCATGGGATGCGCTCCTACACCATCAGTGAGATGCCATGACTGACATCCTCAATCGCATTCTTGCCCGCAAGGCGGAAGAGGTTGCCGAACGCCGGGCACGGCTGCCGGAGGCCGAACTGATCGCGCGCATCGCGGACCTGCCCGGCACCCGCGGTTTCGCCGCGGCGATCGAGGCAAAGATCGACGCCGGCCTGCCGGCGGTGATCGCCGAGGTGAAGAAGGCCAGCCCCAGCAAGGGGCTGATCCGCAAGGATTTCGACCCGGCAGGGATCGCGAAGAGCTACGCGGCCGCCGGCGCGGCCTGCCTGTCGGTGCTGACCGACAGCGACTTCTTCCAGGGTAGCGAGGCGTTCCTGCAGCAGGCGCGCGAGGCGTGCTCGCTGCCGGTACTGCGCAAGGACTTCATCATCGACGCCTACCAGGTGTACGAGGCGCGCGCGATCGGCGCCGACTGCATCCTGCTGATCGTCTCGGCACTGGACGACGACGTGCTGCTGCAGCTGTCGCTGCTGGCGGCGGAGCTCGACCTGGACGTGCTGTGCGAGGTGCATGACGAAGATGAGCTGGAACGCGCGCTGGCGTTGCCGGTGCCGCTGATCGGCGTGAACAACCGCAACCTGCGCAGCTTCGAGACCTCGCTGGAGACCTCGCTGGCCCTGCAGGAACTGGTCGAGTACGACCGCGTGCTGGTGGCCGAATCGGGCATCCATACGCCGGAAGACGTCGCGCGCCTGCGCGAGGGCGGCATCCAGGCGTTCCTGGTCGGCGAGGCGTTCATGCGCGCCGAAGACCCGGGTGCCGAATTGCGGCGGTTGTTCTCGATCCCGTGACCGTGATGCCGGAGCAGGGGGCGCTGGCGCCAGCAAGCACGGATGCGGCATTGCCGCGCGTGGTGCTGTTCGATTTCGATGGCGTGCTGATCCGCGGCGATTCGTTTTATCTGTTCATGCGCGAGCGCTACCGGCGTTCACCGTGGCGTTGCGCGCTGGCCCTGCTGTGTTCGCCGCTGCTGCTGTTGCTGCGTCCGTTCTCGCGGCGCGGGCCGATGCACACGCTGGTGCGTATCGCCCTGTTGGGTCTGGATGAACGGCGTTACCAGACCGCTGCGGGCGCGTTTGCCGCGACCCTGGCGCGGCGGCCGAAGCAGTTCTGTCGTGATGGCCTGCAGGCACTGCGCCGACACCAGTTGCAGGGCGACCGGGTGATCGTGGTGACCGGCTGCGAGCACACCCTGGCCAGCGGTATCCTGCAGCAACTGGGATTGACCGATCTGGAAGTCCTCGCTTCGCAACTGCGTCCCGGCTGGCTCGGCATGCGCCTGCTGCGGCACAACGTGGGGCGGCGCAAGGTGCAGTCGCTGGCCGAGCGCGGCGTCGAGGCATGGCAGCTGGCCTATGGCGATTCGATGTACGACGCGCCGATGCTGAAACTGGCCGCCGAGGCAGTACTGGTCAATGGCACGCCCACGCTGTGCAAGAAGATGGAGAGGGCGCTGGGCCGCGCGGTCACCCGCGTCGAGTGGTTCTGATTACGGTTTCGTGGTTTCGCAGCACGGGCACTGCCGCCGGTTCTGCCCGGCGCGAGCGGTGGGTAGTGCCGCCCTGCGCAGCAACCTCCGGCACGGGAATCACTTCCCTCGCGCCTACAGCAGTGCCTGCGCCAGTTGGCCCAGGCTGATCAGCACGATCAGGCTGCCCACGGCGGCCATCACGGCCTGCTCGGGCAGGTGGCGCACCAGCCAAGCGGCGAACGGCGCGGCGATCACGCCGCCGGTGAGCAGGCCGAGCACGATCGGCCAGTGGCCGACGCCGACGTGCCAGACCAGGGTGGCGGAGACGCAGACCGTCACCACGAACTCGGCGGCGTTGACCGAGCCGATCGTGCTGCGCACGCCGCCACCGCGCGCGATCAGGGTGCTGGTGGCCAGCGGCCCCCAGCCGCCGCCGCCGATCGCGTCGAGCAGCCCGGCGAAGAAGCCCAGCACGCCGCTGTGCTGCACCTGGTGGCGGGTCAGCCGCTTGCCGAAGGCGCGCAGCAGCACCATCGTGCCGAGGATCAGCAGGTAGGCGTTGACCCAGGGCCGGATCGCCTCGCCCGGCACGCTGGCCAGGAAGGTCGCGCCAAGGATGCCGCCGATCGCGCCGGGAATGGCCAGTTGCCAGAACAGGCTCCAGCGCACGTTGCCGAACCAGGCGTGCGACGCACCGGAGACGCCGGTGGTGAACACCTCGGCGGTGTGCACGGTGGCGCTGGCCACCGCCGGCGGCAGGCCCAGCGCCAGCAGGATCGAGTTCGAGACCAGGCCGTAGGCCATGCCCAGCGCGCCATCGACCAGTTGGGCGAGCAGGCCGACACCTGCAAAGATGAAGAACTGTCCGTAATCCAAGCGTCATCTCGCAGCCGATGGCGAGGCACCATCCTCGACCAGTCTTCGTAAAAAACCGGTTCAGACGGTGCGCGGGGTGCCTCGCGAGGGCTCAGCGCGTGCCACGCACCACGATGGTCTTGCCGGAGACGTCGATCATCCGTTGCTCTTCCAGCTGCTTGAGCACGCGGCCGACCATTTCGCGCGAACAGCCCACGATGCGGCTCACTTCCTGGCGCGAGATGCGGATCTGGGTGCCGTCCGGGTGGGTCATCGAATCCGGCTCCTGGCACAGGTCGAGCAGGGTGCGCGAGATGCGGTTGGTGACGTCCATGAACGCCATCCGGCTGACCTGGCGCGAGGTGCGCAGCAGGCGGTTGGTCAGCTGCGAGCCGATGGCGAACAGGATCTTCGGGCACTCCTCGCGCAGCGGACCCTCCATCAGCTGGAACAGGCGCTCGTAGCTGACCTCGGCCATCTCGCACGGGGTGCGCGTGCGCACCATCGACTCGCGCTGGGCCTGCTCCACGAACAGGCCCATTTCGCCGATGAACTGGCCGCGGCTGATGTAGGCAAGGATCAGTTCGCGACCCTGCTCGTCCTCGGTGCATACCGCCAGCGAGCCCTCGACCACGTAATACAAGGTGTTGGCCGGGTCGCCGGGGCGGATGATCGCGGTCTTGCCCGGGTAGCGCCGGCGGTGGCACAGGGCCAGGAATCGCTCCATGGAGGCGGGGTCCGGGGCGAAGCCAAGCGGTGCCTGCGAACGTTCGAAAGCCTGTTGGAGCTGGTACTTGAGTTGCGCCACGTTTATCCCCCACAGATGGTTGAAGTCACAGCGGCGGCCATTGCCACACGGCACTGCTTGTCCGCGGACCATCCCTGCAAGCTTGGCATTATGGCAAACCTGACGATTTGCGACAGGTTCAATTTCTCGTTCTTTTGCCCCATAATTCGCGGTCTTCCGTATGCGGCAGGATTGTCGCATGCGATACGCAAGGGTCGTGCAGGCTGCGCGCCTGTACTTCACACCATATCGCGGGGACCCTTGTCGCTAACCCGCCTCTGCTGATGGCCGAAGTCCGGTCATGGAGAGCTGCCCGTGGTCAAGCCACTTCCCCGTCTGCGCCTGCAGGGTTTCAACAACCTGACCAAGGCGTTGAGCTTCAACATCTACGACATCTGCTATGCGGTGTCGGAAGACCAGCGCCGCAACTACATCGAGTACATCGATGACCAGTACGACGCCGACCGGCTGACCCAGATTCTCACCGACGTGGCCGAGATCATCGGCGCGAACATCCTCAACATCGCACGCCAGGACTACGACCCGCAGGGCGCCTCGGTGACCATGCTGATCTCCGAGGAGCCGGTGGTCGAGAAACTCGGCCGCGACACCATTTCCGGTGCCGTGGTCGCGCACATGGACAAGAGCCACATCACCGTCCATACCTATCCGGAAACGCATCCGCACAACGGCATCGCCACGTTCCGCGCGGACATCGACGTGGCCACCTGCGGCGTGATCTCGCCGCTGAAGGCGCTGAACTACCTGATCGACAGCTTCGAGTCGGACATCGTGGTGTGCGACTACCGCGTGCGCGGCTTCACCCGCGACATCAAGGGCAAGAAGCACTTCATCGACCACAAGATCAATTCGGTGCAGGACTACCTGGCCAAGCACATCCGCCAGAAGTACGAGATGTTCGACGTCAACGTGTACCAGGAGAACATGTTCCACACGAAGATGCACATCAAGGACTTCGACCTGGAGACGTACCTGTTCGACTCGCACGCCGACGACCTCTCGTTCAAGGAGCGCCAGCGCATCGAGTCGCTGCTGCGCCGCGAGATCGAGGAACTGTTCCACGGCCGCAACCTGATGTGACGAAAAACCCGCCGAGAGGCGGGTTTTTTTGGACTTCCTTTGCGGGAACGGTTCTGGCCACGCGCATGGTCCAGCGGTCGCGAGCATTCGTTCGCCGGTGCGCGTCGAGACTTCGGTGCCGTCGGGCGGGTGTTCGCCGAAGGCCTGCCCGGGCGCTGACTACCCTCATGCCGGTGCTGGGGGTGCGTGCAGTTACCCGGCGAGCTTTTCCCTGAAGCCGAGACCGGGTTTCCACGGGGCATGACAGTCATGGCCGCACACGGTTTTCGTTGCCCGGTTGCTCGGCGGCCGCGAGCCGCCGCCATCGCCGTCCTGCGCGGTAGCGGTATTCAGGCACCGCCGAACAGCTGCTCGGCGCGCTGGAACAGCACCCAGCTCGTCGCAATGACCTTGTCGCCGCCCTGTGGGCGGTTGCCGCGGTGTGTATGCGTGAACGAAGCCGGCGCCAGCAGCAGCGTACCCGTGCGCGGTACGATCTTGCGCTGCTGGTACAGAAACTCGGTCTCGCCCTCGGCAAAGCCGTCATTGAGATAGATCGTCCACAGCAGGTGGCGGTGCAGTGTGTCGGCGCGCGGGTCGCGTGGGTACAGCTCGCAATGCCAATAAGGGTAGCCACCGCGTCCCGCGCTGTAGCGTTGCAGGTTGATTGCCCCTGGCCGGAATACCGTTTCAACCAGGGACGACAATGCGCCGTCGTCCATGGTCTGCAGGCGTTCGGACGTCAGTCGGTGGCGGGTGCCGCCCGGGCCCGGAACCTCGAGCATCAGCGGCGCGATCAGCGCATGCGGATATCGCCTCAGGTAGGCAAGCACCCCGCGGAACACCGCCTGATTGAGCGCCGTTTCCGCCTCGTGCCAGTCGGCCTGGTCGCTGAGGGCAAGATCCTGGCTGTCCTTCAGTTCGGGGAGCACGCCGCCGCCAACCCGCCCCGGGCGCGTCCGGGCACTCGCGGCGAAACGCTCGACCAGCGCAGCACACTGTACCGCCGGCAACGCATCGGGATACACCTCGATAAAGTCATCCGGGGCATTCGTGGTAGTGGACATGGGCATGCGGTGGCACCGTTGGCGCGCCGCGCGGTGCGCGGGAAAGCACGAAGGCGGTCATCATGGCACGGCGCGGGTGGCCCTTGAACCGGTGTCGCGTCGCGCGCGCAGCTGCCGCCGCGCAATGGATCCCTAATCGAGCAATCCCCGGCGCAATGCGTAGCGCACCAGCTCGGCGGTGTTGCGCACGGCAATCTTGGTCAGCACGCGGGCACGGTGGTTTTCCGCGGTCTTGGTGCTGATCGCCAGCTGGCGCGCGATTTCCTTGGTGGTCAGTCCCTCGGCGATCAGGCGGAACACCTCCCGTTCGCGTGCGGTCAGGAGCTCATAGCGATCATCCAGCACGCGCTCGGGGTGCTGCAGCTGTTCGGCCAGCGCGCGCGCCGCTTGTGGGCTGAAATGCCCCCGTCCGGCATGCAGGTTGCGTACCGCGGCGAGCAGTTCCGCGGCGGCGCTGTCCTTGACCAGATAACCGCTGGCACCAACGCGTACGGCCTGCAGCACGTACTGATCCTCCTGGTGCATGGTCAGCACCAGCACGCGCGTATCCGGCAGCGCCTGACGCAGCTGGCGCACCACCTCGACACCGTTCAGGCGCGGCATCGACAGGTCGGTGATGACGATGTCCGGGCGCGTGGCCAGCGCCTTGTCGACGGCTTCGACGCCGTCGGCGGCCTGCGCGATAACCTCTATGTCGCCGTCGCTTTGCAGGATGCCCACGAGGCTCTCACGAACCAGGGTGTGGTCATCGACGAGCAGGACGCGGATCGGGATGGGCGGCATGCGACATACCCTGCATGCCATCTCCAACCGCGTCAAGCGCAGGGCCGGTGTGCGCCACTCAGCGACTGTCGAGCGGCACCAGTGCGCGCAGGCGGGTGCCGTGGCCGGCGGCGGAGCGCAATTCGAGCTGGCCGTCGAACAGTTGCAGGCGTTCGCGGATGCCGCCCAGGCCAATGCCGCCGACGGCCTGCGCGCGCTCCGGGTCGAAACCGCAGCCGTCATCGACGATCTGCAACTGCAGGCGGCCGCCGCGTTCGACCAGGTGCACCAGTACGCTGTGCGCGCCGGCATGCTTGACCACGTTGTTGAGCGCTTCCTGGGTGATGCGGAACAGCAGCGTTTGCAGTTCGCCATCGAGGTTGGGCATTGGCTCGATCTCCACTGCGATCGCGATGCCGGCAGCCTCGCCCAGGCTGCGCGCCAGCCAGCGCAGCGCCGGTTCGAGACCGAGGTCGTCGAGGATCGGCGGGCGCAGCAGGCGCGAGAGCTGACGGGTATCGTCGAGGGTGTCGGAACACAGCGTGACCGCGTCGTCGAGGCTGGCGCGCAGCGCTTTGAGTTCCGCCGGCAAGGCATCGCCGATCTGCGCGAGGCGGTGTTTGAGGGCAGTCAGGTTCTGGCCGATGCCATCGTGCAGATCGCGCGCGAGCCGGCGCCGCTCATCCTCCTGTACACGCAACACCGAGCGACCCAGGCGGTGGAACTCACGCTCGTTCGCTTCGAGCCGTTGCAGCAGTTGCTGATACCGCAGCTGGGCTTCGGCGGGCGGGGGGGGGGCATCGCGGGTCATGGCGTAGTTTCGTCCGTTCCGATGCGCCGGACGGATGTACCGGTCGCGTTGCGCAGATCGGCAGGCAGTTTGCCGCGGAAGCTGGCCAGCGCTGCAGTCGCAGCGTGCTCGGCGTCTGTCGCAGCGGGGGTATCGCCGGCCAGGCGCTGGGCGCGTGCGCCAAGGGTGTGGATTTGCGCCGCATCGAGCACCTCGCTGCCGCGCATCAGGCTGGTCGCCTCGCGGTAGGCGCGCAGCGCGGCGGCCGCATCGTGCGCGGCAAGCGCACGCTGCATCGCCAGGGTCAGCCAGTCCAGCCGCAATTCGGCGTTGCCGAGCGCTGCAGTCGCCGCATCCAGCCCGGTGTCGGCATGCGGGTCGATGCGCGCACGCAGCAGCGCCACCCGCAATTGCAGTTCGCGCACGCCCGAGGCGTCGGCCAAGGGCTGCGCACGATCCAGTGCCGCGCTCGCCTCGCGCGTCTGGCCGGCATGCAGCGCCAGCTCCGCGCGCACGATTTCGACGCGCGCGCGCTGTTCGCGGGAAGCGCCGGCATCGCCCGCTTCGAGTGGCTTGAGTTCGCGCTGCGCATCGGCGCCGGCGCCCGCGGCGAGCAGGGCCTGCACGCGCAGCAGGCGCGTGTCGGCTTCGCCACGCTGGTCCTCGCGCTGGCGAAACAGGGCGATCGCCTTGTCGGCCTGGGCGAGCGAGCCGGCCACGTCACCCTGCATCAGCGCGAGTTCGGCCAGGTTGCGCCGGCTCACGGCGGTCTCCTCGGGCATCTGCAGTTTCTCGGCCTCGGCCAGCGCGCGTTGCTGCAGTTCGCCGGCCTCCTGCCAGCGGCCGCGCGCCGCAGCCAGCAGGCCCAGGTTCTGCCCGGTGCGGATGCGGCCGGTGTCGCCGAGCCCGGCGCCGCTTTCTGCGGCACGCTGCCAGTAGCTCTGCGCATCGTCGTAATGGCCGAGCTGATAGTTGGCGAAGCCGATATCGTTGAGTGCCTGCGACAGCCCGTGCGCGTCGCCGGCCTGCTGCCAGCCCTGCAGGGCGCGACGGTAGGCTTCGAGCGCGCCGCGATAGTCGCCGCGTTCCTCGGCGAGCACGCCGAGTTCGTTGTCGACCGCGGCGAGGCCCTTGCGGTCGTCAAGTTCGGCATTCAGCGCGCGGGCCTGCGCAAGCTCGTTGCCCGCTTCGTCGAAAGCACCGCGCAGGCTCAGCACGTTGGCAAGATTGCGCAGGCTGGTGGCCACGCCGCGACGATTGCCGACCTCGCGTTGCAGCGCCACGGCCTTGCGGTATTGCTCCTCGGCGTTGACGGTCTGACCGAGGCGGCCGTAGCCGATGCCGAGCGCGTTGACCGTCTCGGCCACGCCGTAGAGGTTGCGGCTGCGCTTGTACAGCACCAGCGCACGCACCAGATAGTCGTCGACCGCGCGTCTCGCTTCGCCCTGCAGGATCGAGAACTTCCCCAGCTCGAACCAGGCGCGTGGATCGCCGCTGTCGCGTGCGGTGAGCAGCGACAGCCTGGCGATCGCCGCGCTGAAATCACCGCCGCTGCCCTGGGCGCGCGCGAGCTGCAGATCGGCCAGGGTATCGTCGGGAGTCTGCGCGAGTTGCACACGCCATTGCGCGATCGCGCCGGGCACATCGCCATCGTGCAGCGCATGCTCCGCGGTAAACACGCGCTGCAACCGTGCGGGTGCCGTATGGGCGGCGCGTTGCCCCTGTTCGATCGCATCGCGCGCGATGTCGCGCTCGCCGATCGCCTGCGCCAGCCGGAGCTGGACCAGCCACAGCACGGGATCGTTGCGTTCGCTCTTGGTGATGGCGCGCAAACCGTCCAGTGCCGCGGCGAACTTGTCGCCCTCACGCGCCTGCAAGGCGGTACCGAACGCGTCGAGCGTGGCAGTCGCGGCGGGCAGGCGCAGCTCCGGCATGGCCGTATCCGTGCCCAGTGCGTGCCCCAGGGCCGGTTGCGCCAGCCACACGCGGAACGCGGCGACGGCATCGGCCGCGGGCGGGCCGTCGAGAGCCTGCGGCGGAGCGCGGTCTTCACGCAGCTCGGCGTGCACATACCAATGGCCTTCGCGTCGGCGCAGTTCGGAGGACAACGTGCGATCGGCGACGACGAGACGGCGCAGCGTGGCCGGATCGGGATCGCTGCCGGCCGCATCGAGCTGGCGCAGCGCCTGTTGCGTTCGTTCGGTATCGACGCTGGCGACGCCGGGCAGGGCGAAGATGGTTGCGCGCAGATAGGCATCCAGCGCGACCAGACGTGGCACCGGTACCGCCGCACCGCGCAGCGGCAACACCAGCACACGATGCAGCGGCGGCGCGGCGCTGGCGGCACCCTTGTCGCGGGCCGTCCACCACAGCGTGCCGCCGACGCCGGCCAGGGCCAGCAAGGTCGCCATCGCGAACCATGCGCGCCGGTGCGGGCGGAAATCGCGCGGCATCGCGCGGCGATCGATCGCCTCGATCACCGCGGCTGCATCCTGCAGCCGATGCGCGGGCTGCGGTCGCAGCAGCCGTTCGGCAAGCCGCACAACCCAGCCTGGCAGGTCGGGGCGTTCGCGCGTGACCGGTGGCGGCGAGCGCACCAGTCGCTGCGCGATCGCCTCCGTGGCAGTGGCGCTCTGGAACGCGGGCATGCCGGTCAACATCTCGTGCAGGATCAGGCCCAGCGCGTAGAGATCGCTGCGCGTGTCGACCGGGTCACCGCGCGCCTGCTCCGGCGAGAGATAATCGGGGGTGCCGACCACGCCACCCATGCCGGCGTGGGTGAGGCCATTGCTGGCGAGCGAGCGGGCGACGCCAAAATCGCTGATGTAGGCATTGCCCTCGCGGTCGATCAGCACATTGGCCGGCTTGAGGTCGCGATGCACCACCTCACGCGCATGGGCCGCCTGCAGGCCGAGCGCAATCTGCCGCGCGATCCGCAACGCATCCTCGAGCGGTAGCGGGCCGCGGTCGATGCGGTGGTCCAGTCCTTCCCCATCGACGTAGTCCATGCTGATCAGCCAATGGCCGTCGTGCTGGGCGAGGTCGTGGATGCGCACCACATGCGGGCTCGACACCTGACGCGCGAGCAGCAGCTCCTGGCGAAAGCGCTCGAACGAATCCGGTCGCGTCGCCAGCTCCGGCCGCAACAGCTTGATCGCCACCGGTACGTCGAGCGCGATGTCATGGGCACGGTAGACCACGCCCATGCCGCCCACGCCGAGCAGCGCCTCGATACGAAAGCGCCCGGCAAGCAGCGTGCCGGGCGCGAGATCCATTTGCGCGTAGATGCCGGTGGCGGTGGGCTGGCTCATCCGGTCTGCACCACCGGTCCGGCGAGGATGCGGTCCCAGTCGACCGGTGCCGGCGAACGCGCGGCCAGAGCGTCGCTCGCACGGTGTGCGCTGAGCCACAGCGCGGTGCGGTCGGCGAACGCCTCCAGCAGCTCCAGGTCGAGTGTGGTCAGTGGCGGCCCCGCTTCGCGGCGGTCGGCGTAGATCGCGCCGAGTACGCGATCGCCGTCGAGCAGCGGCAGGCACACCAGCGTGCGCAGCCCGCCCTCGACTACCGAGGCGCGCGCGCCGGGCCATGCGTCGCCGCCGATGTCGTTGAACACGATCGCGCGACGCTGTTCGATGGCGCGGGTGACCGCACCAAGGCTGCCGGCGAATTCGCGTCCGACCATCTGCGCCGGGTCGAGCGCGAGCGCCGCCCGGACGCGGTAGCGGCCGTGCTCGTCGATCAGCAGGAAGCCGCGGCTGCAGCCGGCGAGCTCCGCCACCGCGCGCAGGCTGGCCTCGAGCAGTGCCTGGCCGGGGGCGGCCTCGGGGTCGCCGCCATGGGCGATCGTGTCGAGTCGGACGGTATGCGCGGTAGCGGCGCCGTGGCGCTCATGCCAGCGCCGGGCTTCGGCCTCCACCGCGGCAGCGTCGAGCGCCGCGAATTCGCAGTGCACGTCGCCGAAGCGCAGCCAGCAGGAGGATTCAAGCAGCGTGGAGGCGACCTGGGCACCTTCGACGAAGCTACCGTTCTTGCTGCGCAGGTCGGTCAGGCGCCAGCGGTCGCCGCTCACGACGAGCTCGGCGTGCAGGCGCGATACCGAGGGGTGTGCCAGCAATAATTCGCAGTCATCGCCACGGCCGATCCGTAGCCGTTCACCTGGGCTCAGGGAGCGGGTGATGGCGGCGCTGTCGGGGACAAATGCGGTCAGCCGTGCCTGCATGCAGGCATCTTAGCGTGCAGCATCTGTGCGTGCAGGCGTTCGTGCGCACCATCGTGGCGAAGCGCCGCGGTCGCCATGGAGTGCATGGAACCCAGGTTCACGCCAGCGCGTGTCTCAGCGACCGAAATCGCGCTGATAGGCGATGCTGAACGAGAGCGTGGCGGTGGCGGCCAGCAGTTCGCCGGCCTGGTTATCGGTGTCGCGGGTGGCCCGCCATTGCGACGGGATGGCCGTGCCGGCCCGAGCCGCCACGCGCGCGCGAAGCTGGTCGAGCGCGGCCAACGCATCACCGTACTGGCCCTGGTCCATTGCACTCTGCGCCGTGTCTGCGCTCATCTGCAACGGCCCGCGTTCGGACAACGGCAGCAGCGCGATCAGCGACTGCAGCCGGGCGAACTTGTCGGCCACCACATGGCTGGTAGGGCGCAGATCGGTCAGCACCAGGAACTGCGAGAAGCCTCCGGTGGTGCCACGCGCACGCACACTGCCTGGCGCGATCTCGTCGGTGATGTCGCGGAAACTGCCGT is a genomic window of Rhodanobacter thiooxydans containing:
- the speD gene encoding adenosylmethionine decarboxylase, producing the protein MVKPLPRLRLQGFNNLTKALSFNIYDICYAVSEDQRRNYIEYIDDQYDADRLTQILTDVAEIIGANILNIARQDYDPQGASVTMLISEEPVVEKLGRDTISGAVVAHMDKSHITVHTYPETHPHNGIATFRADIDVATCGVISPLKALNYLIDSFESDIVVCDYRVRGFTRDIKGKKHFIDHKINSVQDYLAKHIRQKYEMFDVNVYQENMFHTKMHIKDFDLETYLFDSHADDLSFKERQRIESLLRREIEELFHGRNLM
- the trpD gene encoding anthranilate phosphoribosyltransferase, whose translation is MNGHAREITITPQEALQRTIEHREIFHDEMIALMRQIMAGEVSPLMTAAIITGLRVKKETVGEITGAARVMRELSAKVDAPPHEHFVDIVGTGGDGASSFNISTTSMFVAAAAGAHIAKHGGRSVSSKSGSADVLEALGAAIELAPKQVAACMAETGIGFMFAPNHHPAMKVVAPVRREMGVRTLFNILGPLTNPAGAPNILMGVFHPDLVGIQVRVLQQLGARHALVVWGRDGLDEISLGAATLVGELRDGVVHEYEVEPEDFGLAMASSRNLRVENADESKVMLLDVLQGRHGVAHDIVCLNAGAALYTADVAASIGEGIELARATIASGAAHAKMQAFVAATRRLAGSR
- a CDS encoding response regulator, which codes for MPPIPIRVLLVDDHTLVRESLVGILQSDGDIEVIAQAADGVEAVDKALATRPDIVITDLSMPRLNGVEVVRQLRQALPDTRVLVLTMHQEDQYVLQAVRVGASGYLVKDSAAAELLAAVRNLHAGRGHFSPQAARALAEQLQHPERVLDDRYELLTAREREVFRLIAEGLTTKEIARQLAISTKTAENHRARVLTKIAVRNTAELVRYALRRGLLD
- a CDS encoding 2OG-Fe(II) oxygenase, which produces MSTTTNAPDDFIEVYPDALPAVQCAALVERFAASARTRPGRVGGGVLPELKDSQDLALSDQADWHEAETALNQAVFRGVLAYLRRYPHALIAPLMLEVPGPGGTRHRLTSERLQTMDDGALSSLVETVFRPGAINLQRYSAGRGGYPYWHCELYPRDPRADTLHRHLLWTIYLNDGFAEGETEFLYQQRKIVPRTGTLLLAPASFTHTHRGNRPQGGDKVIATSWVLFQRAEQLFGGA
- a CDS encoding sulfite exporter TauE/SafE family protein, which gives rise to MDYGQFFIFAGVGLLAQLVDGALGMAYGLVSNSILLALGLPPAVASATVHTAEVFTTGVSGASHAWFGNVRWSLFWQLAIPGAIGGILGATFLASVPGEAIRPWVNAYLLILGTMVLLRAFGKRLTRHQVQHSGVLGFFAGLLDAIGGGGWGPLATSTLIARGGGVRSTIGSVNAAEFVVTVCVSATLVWHVGVGHWPIVLGLLTGGVIAAPFAAWLVRHLPEQAVMAAVGSLIVLISLGQLAQALL
- the crp gene encoding cAMP-activated global transcriptional regulator CRP, producing the protein MNVAQLKYQLQQAFERSQAPLGFAPDPASMERFLALCHRRRYPGKTAIIRPGDPANTLYYVVEGSLAVCTEDEQGRELILAYISRGQFIGEMGLFVEQAQRESMVRTRTPCEMAEVSYERLFQLMEGPLREECPKILFAIGSQLTNRLLRTSRQVSRMAFMDVTNRISRTLLDLCQEPDSMTHPDGTQIRISRQEVSRIVGCSREMVGRVLKQLEEQRMIDVSGKTIVVRGTR
- a CDS encoding anthranilate synthase component II; protein product: MLLMIDNYDSFTYNLVQYLGELGQAVKVVRNDALDVAGIRALKPSHIMISPGPGTPDDAGVSLDVLRELAGEIPVFGVCLGHQAIGQVFGGKVIRAKRIMHGKTSPVIHRGQGVFAGLPNPFEATRYHSLVVEQSSLPDCLEVTAWTENPDGSIDEIMGLRHKTLAVEGVQFHPESILTQHGHDLLRNFLGQPLRAAA
- a CDS encoding haloacid dehalogenase-like hydrolase, encoding MPEQGALAPASTDAALPRVVLFDFDGVLIRGDSFYLFMRERYRRSPWRCALALLCSPLLLLLRPFSRRGPMHTLVRIALLGLDERRYQTAAGAFAATLARRPKQFCRDGLQALRRHQLQGDRVIVVTGCEHTLASGILQQLGLTDLEVLASQLRPGWLGMRLLRHNVGRRKVQSLAERGVEAWQLAYGDSMYDAPMLKLAAEAVLVNGTPTLCKKMERALGRAVTRVEWF
- the trpC gene encoding indole-3-glycerol phosphate synthase TrpC produces the protein MTDILNRILARKAEEVAERRARLPEAELIARIADLPGTRGFAAAIEAKIDAGLPAVIAEVKKASPSKGLIRKDFDPAGIAKSYAAAGAACLSVLTDSDFFQGSEAFLQQAREACSLPVLRKDFIIDAYQVYEARAIGADCILLIVSALDDDVLLQLSLLAAELDLDVLCEVHDEDELERALALPVPLIGVNNRNLRSFETSLETSLALQELVEYDRVLVAESGIHTPEDVARLREGGIQAFLVGEAFMRAEDPGAELRRLFSIP